In Entomomonas moraniae, one DNA window encodes the following:
- a CDS encoding site-specific DNA-methyltransferase, with amino-acid sequence MDKLKMHSPDLTNQNIQKIKEFFPNCVTEIQDEQGQLQQTIDFDQLKQELAHSIVEGPQERYQLNWPGKREALLAANAPIAKTLRPCPEESVAFDSTQNLFIEGDNLDALKLLQETYLGKVKMIYIDPPYNTGEDFIYKDDFAETTEEFLIRSNQKDLDNNRLVANTESNGRFHSDWLSMIYPRLKLARNLLSDDGVIFIQVDDNEINNLLTVMYEIFGEKNIVSTIVVKMSHLSGVKMSHINKKLPKIKEFIVCFSKSGNANLNKIFIPSKWEAVLSRYKSIIKNIEDNVKDWQFSSLGAELSKVDEKDQEQWLIKNANRIFRTATSTSIEHMPKDGKFYKVLSPTGLEKYVLNGEEVLFASNKLMKIENKLVPVDTIGDIWTDIGINNLHKEGGVYFSNGKKPLKLISRLISLIDIADKNSIFLDFFAGSGTLGQVIIQLNASDGGSRKFILVQLPERIAENDKKQKDAYKFCIDNNLTPNIAEIAKERIRRAGQQILVDKCHTNWSKDIGFRVLKVDSSNMNDIYYQPDQYDQANLQGLEENIKADRTPDDLLFQVLLDWGVDLTLPIKKQTIENKTIFFVDDNALIACFDKEITEDLVTQLTQFKPIRMVFRDDGFISDYVKINAEQIFKQLSPITEIKSI; translated from the coding sequence ATGGATAAGTTAAAAATGCACAGCCCTGATTTAACCAATCAAAATATCCAAAAAATTAAAGAGTTTTTTCCTAACTGCGTGACAGAAATACAGGATGAGCAGGGACAACTACAACAAACAATAGATTTTGACCAACTTAAACAAGAACTAGCCCACAGCATAGTAGAAGGTCCACAAGAGCGTTATCAACTTAACTGGCCAGGCAAAAGAGAAGCACTACTAGCTGCCAATGCCCCTATTGCTAAAACTCTAAGACCTTGCCCAGAAGAAAGTGTGGCTTTTGATAGCACTCAAAACCTGTTTATTGAAGGGGATAACCTAGATGCCCTTAAACTATTACAAGAAACCTATCTAGGCAAAGTAAAAATGATTTATATTGATCCACCTTATAACACAGGAGAGGATTTTATCTATAAGGATGATTTTGCTGAAACAACTGAAGAATTTTTAATACGCTCTAATCAAAAAGACCTTGACAATAATAGACTAGTGGCCAATACAGAAAGTAATGGACGTTTCCATTCCGATTGGCTATCTATGATTTATCCCCGTTTAAAGTTGGCTAGAAATTTGTTAAGTGATGATGGGGTTATTTTTATTCAAGTAGATGATAATGAGATAAATAATTTACTAACAGTTATGTATGAGATATTTGGTGAGAAGAATATTGTCTCCACAATTGTTGTAAAAATGTCTCACTTGTCAGGTGTTAAGATGTCTCATATTAATAAGAAACTACCTAAAATCAAGGAGTTCATTGTTTGCTTTTCAAAGAGTGGCAATGCTAATTTAAATAAGATTTTTATTCCTTCTAAATGGGAAGCTGTTTTATCAAGATATAAAAGTATTATTAAAAATATAGAAGATAATGTAAAAGACTGGCAGTTTTCCAGTCTGGGTGCTGAGTTGTCTAAAGTAGATGAAAAAGATCAAGAGCAATGGTTAATAAAAAATGCTAATAGAATATTTAGAACAGCAACTAGCACTAGTATTGAACACATGCCTAAAGATGGAAAATTTTATAAAGTGCTATCTCCCACAGGGTTAGAAAAATATGTATTAAATGGTGAAGAGGTCTTATTTGCTAGTAATAAACTAATGAAGATAGAAAATAAGTTAGTGCCAGTAGATACTATTGGTGATATATGGACAGATATTGGAATAAATAATCTTCATAAAGAAGGGGGTGTCTACTTTTCGAATGGAAAGAAACCATTAAAATTGATAAGTCGTTTGATATCGTTAATTGATATAGCAGATAAAAATAGTATTTTCTTAGATTTCTTTGCTGGAAGTGGTACTTTGGGACAAGTAATAATACAATTAAACGCTAGTGATGGTGGGAGTCGTAAGTTTATTCTTGTTCAATTGCCAGAGCGTATTGCTGAAAATGATAAAAAACAAAAGGATGCTTATAAGTTTTGTATAGATAATAATTTAACGCCCAATATAGCAGAAATTGCAAAAGAACGTATTCGTCGTGCAGGGCAGCAAATTCTCGTCGATAAATGTCATACAAACTGGAGTAAAGATATTGGCTTTAGGGTATTAAAGGTCGATTCCTCTAATATGAACGATATCTATTATCAACCTGATCAATATGATCAAGCTAATTTACAAGGTCTAGAAGAAAATATTAAAGCTGATCGTACGCCTGATGATTTATTGTTTCAGGTATTACTGGATTGGGGTGTCGATTTAACCCTACCCATCAAAAAACAAACCATCGAAAATAAAACCATTTTCTTTGTGGATGATAATGCATTAATAGCTTGCTTTGATAAAGAAATCACAGAGGATTTAGTTACTCAATTAACTCAATTTAAACCTATTAGAATGGTGTTTAGGGATGATGGTTTTATCAGTGATTATGTAAAAATTAATGCCGAACAAATTTTTAAACAATTATCTCCTATTACCGAAATTAAATCTATTTAA
- a CDS encoding type III restriction-modification system endonuclease — MKLKFKIQAYQTQAVNAVVECFAGQPFQDRISYLIDKGRVKQHSLGLNQDGFKNAELILSEQQLLDNIKKIQYHQNLPMADELAKDKIAPINLTVEMETGTGKTYCYIKTLFELNKRYGWSKFIIVVPSVAIREGVYKSLQITAEHFLESYGKKVRFFIYNSSRLHQIESYSSEAGINVMVINMQAFNATGKDNRKIYEELDDFQSRKPIDVISANRPIIILDEPQKMMGSSTLKSLEKFKPLMVLRYSATHKKDYNKVYRLDALDAYNQKLVKKISPRGVEVKGLAGTSAYLYLEAIEISTQSPVARVEMEIKQKNVIKRITKKLSKGDNLYDLSNGLDQYKGFIVNNVNYNTDIVDFTNGHILSAGQATGDITEETIRRIQIRETIRAHLEKERSLYGQGIKVLSLFFIDEVIKYRDYSQTDEKGDYARVFEEEYQQLKDEFLSELTLDTEAYKNYLEKTKPEKTHQGYFAIDKKSKRLTDPNMLKRGEEKGLSDDVDAYNLILKDKERLLSLDEPVRFIFSHSALREGWDNPNVFVICMLKHPETSNVISRRQEVGRGLRLAVNQDGERQDHPATVHDINVLTVIANESYKDFVANLQKEIGDSLSDRPKKANEAYFLNKVIETPEGEQAIDNTMARKIYKYLLKNDYISDDDSITPKYHEDKASGNLAVMPEDLLVYQEQLFSLIDAVYSQESLPSFEDGRKTKVNPLNANFHKKEFQDLWQKINHKAVYKVAFDSNELIHKAINTLDKELNVTKLKYYLQSGIQKDFLTDTELKEGKSFDQIQTSVEMYDASVYSKVKYDLVGKLAEATQLKRATIVAVLTGIQKVTFEQFKHNPEHFITEVARIINEQKATTIIEHLSYDLTEQKYSADIFTASQTKQDFSQATEKLKHHIYDYLVSQSNIEKAFAKELDTSNEVIVYAKLPNGFVIPTPLGNYNPDWAIAFKEGSVKHIFFIAETKGSMSTMQLNTVEEIKINCAYRFFERLNTQIKDEKVKYHVVKTYENLIDLVIS, encoded by the coding sequence ATGAAACTTAAGTTTAAAATTCAAGCTTACCAAACTCAAGCCGTTAATGCGGTAGTTGAGTGTTTTGCAGGCCAACCTTTTCAAGATAGAATTTCTTATTTAATTGATAAAGGACGAGTCAAGCAACATAGTTTAGGACTTAACCAAGATGGTTTTAAAAATGCTGAGCTTATTTTAAGTGAGCAACAACTACTAGACAATATTAAAAAAATTCAATACCACCAAAACCTACCTATGGCTGATGAGCTGGCTAAAGATAAAATTGCGCCTATTAATTTAACTGTTGAAATGGAAACAGGTACAGGCAAGACCTATTGTTATATTAAAACTTTGTTTGAGCTGAATAAGCGCTATGGTTGGAGTAAGTTTATTATTGTAGTACCCAGTGTTGCTATTAGAGAGGGTGTTTATAAATCACTACAAATTACTGCTGAACATTTTTTAGAAAGCTATGGTAAAAAAGTACGCTTTTTTATTTATAACTCTAGCCGATTACATCAAATAGAAAGTTATTCGTCTGAGGCGGGTATTAATGTAATGGTTATTAATATGCAAGCCTTTAATGCCACAGGCAAAGATAACCGTAAAATTTATGAAGAGTTAGATGATTTTCAATCTCGCAAACCTATAGATGTAATTAGTGCTAATCGTCCCATTATTATCCTAGATGAACCACAAAAAATGATGGGCTCTAGTACTTTAAAATCATTAGAAAAATTTAAACCTTTAATGGTATTACGTTATTCAGCCACTCATAAAAAGGATTATAACAAAGTTTATCGTCTTGATGCGTTAGATGCTTATAATCAGAAGCTAGTGAAAAAAATATCCCCTAGAGGTGTCGAAGTCAAAGGTTTAGCAGGTACTTCTGCTTATCTTTATTTAGAAGCGATAGAAATTTCTACCCAATCCCCTGTAGCTAGAGTAGAAATGGAAATTAAGCAAAAAAATGTTATCAAACGCATTACTAAAAAGTTATCTAAAGGCGATAATCTCTACGATTTATCTAATGGTTTGGATCAGTACAAGGGATTTATTGTTAATAATGTTAACTATAATACAGATATAGTGGATTTTACTAATGGCCATATACTATCTGCTGGGCAAGCAACAGGTGATATTACAGAGGAAACTATTAGACGTATTCAAATTAGAGAAACAATTAGGGCACACCTTGAGAAAGAAAGGAGTTTATATGGGCAAGGCATTAAAGTACTATCTCTCTTCTTTATTGATGAGGTGATTAAATATCGTGATTACAGCCAAACTGATGAAAAAGGTGATTATGCTCGTGTATTTGAAGAGGAATATCAACAATTAAAAGATGAGTTTTTAAGTGAGTTAACATTAGACACCGAAGCTTATAAAAACTACTTAGAAAAGACTAAACCAGAAAAAACTCATCAAGGCTATTTTGCTATTGATAAGAAATCCAAGCGCCTAACTGACCCCAATATGCTAAAGCGTGGAGAAGAAAAAGGCTTGTCTGATGATGTAGATGCCTATAACCTTATTTTAAAGGATAAGGAACGTTTACTTTCTTTAGATGAACCCGTTAGATTTATTTTCTCTCACTCTGCTTTAAGAGAGGGTTGGGACAACCCAAACGTGTTTGTTATCTGTATGCTAAAACACCCAGAAACAAGTAATGTTATCTCTCGCCGTCAAGAGGTAGGGCGTGGTTTAAGACTGGCAGTTAATCAGGATGGAGAAAGACAAGACCACCCAGCCACTGTGCATGATATTAACGTATTAACTGTGATTGCTAATGAAAGTTATAAAGACTTTGTGGCTAATTTACAAAAAGAAATAGGTGATTCTCTTTCTGATAGGCCTAAAAAAGCCAATGAAGCCTACTTTCTTAATAAGGTTATAGAAACACCAGAGGGCGAACAAGCTATCGATAATACAATGGCCAGAAAGATATATAAATATCTACTGAAAAACGACTATATAAGTGATGATGATAGCATTACCCCTAAATATCATGAAGATAAAGCAAGTGGTAATTTAGCTGTTATGCCAGAAGACTTATTAGTATATCAAGAGCAATTATTTAGCTTAATTGATGCAGTTTATAGCCAAGAAAGTCTACCTAGCTTTGAAGATGGCCGTAAGACTAAGGTTAATCCTCTTAATGCTAATTTCCATAAAAAAGAATTCCAAGATTTGTGGCAAAAAATTAATCATAAAGCTGTCTATAAAGTAGCCTTTGATTCCAACGAGTTAATTCATAAAGCCATTAACACACTAGATAAAGAACTTAATGTCACAAAATTAAAATACTATTTGCAATCGGGTATTCAAAAAGATTTTTTGACAGATACAGAGCTAAAAGAAGGAAAAAGCTTTGATCAAATCCAGACTTCGGTGGAGATGTATGATGCCTCTGTTTATTCCAAAGTTAAGTATGACTTAGTGGGCAAGTTAGCTGAAGCTACTCAATTAAAAAGAGCTACTATTGTCGCGGTATTAACAGGTATCCAAAAAGTAACCTTTGAGCAATTTAAACATAATCCTGAGCATTTTATAACGGAGGTTGCTCGTATAATTAATGAGCAAAAAGCCACTACTATTATTGAACATCTAAGTTATGACCTAACTGAGCAAAAATATAGTGCCGATATTTTTACGGCTAGCCAAACTAAACAAGACTTTAGCCAAGCAACAGAAAAACTCAAACACCATATCTACGACTATTTAGTCTCACAATCTAATATTGAGAAAGCATTTGCCAAAGAATTAGACACGAGCAATGAAGTAATTGTTTATGCAAAACTACCTAATGGTTTTGTCATTCCTACTCCTTTAGGCAATTATAACCCAGACTGGGCAATTGCTTTCAAAGAAGGATCTGTTAAGCACATTTTCTTTATTGCTGAAACAAAAGGTTCAATGTCCACTATGCAGTTAAATACAGTTGAAGAAATTAAGATAAATTGTGCCTATCGTTTCTTCGAGCGATTAAATACACAAATAAAAGATGAAAAAGTAAAATATCATGTGGTTAAAACCTATGAAAACTTAATTGATTTAGTAATTAGCTAA
- a CDS encoding helicase-related protein — protein sequence MKIIDNINTLLGDDLKQSLQANSKLKIAASCFSIYAYQALKEEFSNIESFEFIFTSPTFVAAEVTDKLKKGQKEFYIPKLDRETNLYGSEFEIKLKNQLTQRAIAKECAQWIREKAKFRSNKTNAAMQSFLLTQGNEPAAYIPINGFTAVDLGYQKGNSISNYVNKFDEASSTNQYLRLFEQIWNDPNQLEDVTETICQHIESVYQENSPERIYFLILYNIFNEFLEDINEDVLPNDRTGYQDTLIWNKLFNYQKDAATGIINKLETYNGCILADSVGLGKTFTALAVVKYYELRNKSVLVLCPKKLADNWLTYNRNLKTNLFAQDRFNYDVLCHTDLSRTTGESFGTPLNQINWGNYDLVVIDESHNFRNNDAVKDRETRYQKLMNQVIRAGVKTKVLMLSATPVNNRFIDLRNQLALAYEGDSSNLSKKLHTLKSIEEIFKNAQTAFNVWSKLPPEQRTAKAILDSLEFDFFEVLDSVTIARSRKHIQTFYDTTDIGHFPERKKPLSFRPPLTVRTDVDSINRIFERLSSLKLSIYAPISYILPSRLAIYEELYDTEVSGGRGKLRQIDRERSLLALMTTNLLKRLESSVYAFCKTLQSLYDNHQQVLATIEEFQKQGGIETVTSLVEGLENLEAEDDDINTDDLAIGNKIKIKLADMDIISWQRDLAADLYLIETLLTSMKKIAPIDDSKLQHLKQQIAHKIEYPINAGNKKIIIFTAFADTANYLYENIATDLWANYQLHSAMVTGGQGKPKSTLKTNHRNYDLQEVLTLFSPISKSKASILREEPEEIAMLIATDCISEGQNLQDCDYLINYDIHWNPVRIIQRFGRVDRIGSPNQSIQLVNYWPDISLDEYINLRERVESRMTIVDVTATGDDNVLTNQNYDVSYRKEQLKRLQEEVIELEDVKTGISITDLGLNEFRMDLLNYIKQYGEPKNLPTGLHTVVAVNVDKDIRQGVIFALRNINNSVNIDQQNRLHPYYLIYIAQDGQIIANHLEVKTILDKIRTSCKGKNEPINQLCTYFNQETQDGRQMEDYSNLLTQSIQSIIQVKAEKDLDSLFSTGQTTAFLNNITGLDDFELIAFIVIK from the coding sequence ATGAAAATAATTGATAACATCAATACATTATTGGGTGATGATCTAAAACAATCCTTGCAAGCCAATAGCAAGCTAAAAATAGCTGCTTCTTGTTTCTCTATTTATGCATATCAAGCATTAAAAGAAGAATTTTCTAACATAGAATCATTTGAATTTATTTTTACTTCGCCTACCTTTGTGGCGGCAGAGGTAACAGACAAACTAAAAAAAGGACAAAAAGAGTTTTATATCCCTAAATTAGATAGGGAAACAAATTTATATGGATCTGAGTTTGAAATAAAACTAAAAAATCAATTAACTCAAAGAGCTATCGCAAAAGAGTGTGCACAATGGATAAGAGAAAAAGCAAAATTTCGCTCTAATAAAACTAATGCTGCTATGCAATCTTTTTTGTTAACGCAGGGAAATGAACCAGCTGCTTATATCCCCATTAACGGGTTTACAGCAGTAGACCTTGGCTATCAAAAAGGTAATAGCATCTCTAATTATGTAAATAAATTTGATGAAGCAAGTTCAACTAATCAATATTTAAGACTTTTTGAGCAAATATGGAATGATCCAAATCAACTAGAGGATGTAACAGAAACTATTTGCCAACATATAGAGTCTGTCTATCAAGAAAATTCACCAGAACGTATTTATTTTCTAATTTTGTACAATATTTTTAATGAGTTTTTAGAAGATATCAATGAAGATGTCTTACCTAATGACCGCACTGGGTATCAAGATACCTTAATATGGAATAAATTATTTAACTATCAAAAAGATGCAGCGACAGGCATTATTAATAAGTTAGAAACCTATAATGGCTGTATTTTGGCAGATAGCGTAGGTCTAGGAAAAACCTTTACTGCATTAGCAGTAGTCAAATATTACGAATTACGCAATAAATCAGTACTAGTATTGTGTCCCAAAAAGTTAGCAGATAACTGGCTAACTTATAATCGTAATTTAAAAACTAATCTCTTTGCACAAGACCGATTTAACTATGATGTACTTTGTCATACAGACTTGTCTCGCACCACAGGTGAATCTTTTGGTACACCTCTTAATCAAATCAACTGGGGTAACTATGACTTAGTGGTCATAGATGAATCACATAACTTTAGAAATAATGATGCAGTTAAAGATAGAGAAACGCGCTATCAAAAGCTGATGAATCAAGTTATTAGAGCAGGTGTAAAAACTAAAGTGCTCATGTTATCAGCCACGCCTGTCAATAATAGATTTATAGACTTAAGAAATCAGCTTGCACTAGCTTATGAAGGGGACTCAAGTAATTTAAGCAAAAAGCTTCATACCCTTAAAAGTATTGAAGAGATTTTCAAAAATGCACAAACAGCATTTAATGTATGGTCAAAACTACCCCCAGAGCAGAGGACAGCAAAAGCTATACTAGACTCTTTAGAGTTTGATTTCTTCGAGGTATTAGATAGTGTCACTATAGCGCGCTCTAGAAAACATATCCAAACCTTCTACGATACTACTGATATAGGCCATTTTCCTGAACGTAAAAAGCCCTTATCTTTTCGGCCACCACTTACTGTAAGAACAGATGTTGACTCCATCAATAGGATTTTTGAACGTCTTAGCTCCCTTAAACTGTCAATTTATGCCCCTATTAGCTATATATTACCTAGCCGTTTAGCTATCTATGAAGAACTTTACGATACAGAAGTCAGTGGCGGGCGAGGTAAATTAAGACAAATAGATAGAGAACGAAGCCTATTAGCTTTAATGACGACTAATCTACTCAAACGCTTAGAAAGTTCTGTTTATGCCTTTTGTAAAACATTGCAAAGTTTATATGATAATCATCAGCAAGTGCTAGCCACTATTGAAGAGTTCCAAAAACAAGGGGGGATAGAAACGGTTACTAGCCTAGTAGAAGGATTGGAGAACTTAGAAGCTGAAGACGATGATATTAATACAGATGATTTAGCCATAGGCAATAAAATAAAAATAAAACTAGCTGATATGGATATTATCTCATGGCAAAGGGACTTAGCAGCAGATCTTTATCTGATAGAAACCTTATTAACTTCAATGAAAAAAATTGCTCCCATAGATGATAGTAAGTTACAGCACCTTAAACAACAAATAGCTCATAAAATTGAATACCCCATAAATGCAGGTAATAAAAAAATAATTATATTTACAGCCTTTGCTGATACAGCTAACTACTTGTATGAAAATATAGCAACCGATCTATGGGCCAATTATCAGCTCCATTCAGCAATGGTAACAGGTGGACAGGGTAAACCCAAATCCACATTAAAAACAAATCATAGAAATTACGATTTACAAGAAGTACTAACCCTTTTTTCACCCATTTCAAAATCTAAAGCCAGTATTTTGCGAGAAGAACCTGAGGAAATAGCTATGCTAATAGCTACCGACTGTATCTCAGAGGGACAAAACTTACAAGATTGTGATTATCTTATCAATTACGATATCCATTGGAATCCTGTACGAATTATTCAACGTTTCGGTCGAGTTGATCGTATAGGTTCACCTAACCAAAGCATTCAATTAGTAAATTATTGGCCTGATATTTCATTGGATGAGTATATTAATCTAAGGGAAAGAGTGGAAAGTCGCATGACTATTGTTGATGTGACCGCAACAGGAGATGACAATGTTTTAACTAACCAAAACTATGATGTATCTTACCGTAAAGAACAACTGAAGCGTTTACAGGAAGAAGTAATAGAGCTAGAAGATGTTAAAACAGGAATTTCTATTACAGACCTTGGCCTTAACGAGTTTAGAATGGATTTACTTAATTATATTAAACAATACGGTGAGCCTAAAAACCTACCTACGGGGCTACACACAGTTGTAGCGGTCAATGTTGACAAAGATATCAGGCAAGGTGTTATTTTTGCTCTAAGAAATATTAATAATAGCGTTAATATAGACCAACAAAACCGCCTGCATCCCTACTACCTTATCTACATAGCACAAGATGGACAAATAATAGCCAATCATTTAGAAGTTAAAACTATTCTTGATAAGATTAGAACCAGTTGCAAAGGGAAAAATGAGCCTATTAATCAGCTATGTACCTATTTTAATCAAGAAACCCAAGACGGACGTCAAATGGAAGACTATTCCAATTTACTAACTCAATCCATTCAAAGTATTATTCAAGTTAAAGCAGAAAAAGACTTAGATAGCCTTTTTTCTACTGGACAAACGACCGCATTTCTTAATAACATCACAGGGCTAGATGATTTTGAACTAATAGCCTTTATTGTTATAAAATAG
- a CDS encoding site-specific integrase, which yields MAITDKQMSSKVEGKDKWFSETAIWGHGSLVGRITVSGERLFYFRYCNGEGVRVTYPIGTYGREGKEGCMSLAQASVLAKELAGLHKSGIRDIREYLASEQARKLVERDLELVQLQEERELKAARVTVAALFEHWLRVDLVNRKDQGAEIKRMFLKDVLPLIGDMAVEDVKKGDVTRVVDTILGRGVNRMAKLILSLIRQMFRSAVDRDMLEHDPTASIRKAKIGGRSTERDRVLDDGEIRALASLLPSSGLISSTQLAIWICLSTCCRIGELLQARWADIDFEEGVWVIPAEHSKNGKPHTVFLSDFALEHFRKLQALKGHAVWCFVNRTQDGHVSTKTVTKQISDRQKSEDQAVFNNRSSKPQALLLPGGKWTPHDLRRTGATIMTKLGVLPEVAERCLNHTEENKVKRVYQRHNYHKEMKEAWARLGTYIEQLLKETVP from the coding sequence ATGGCTATTACTGATAAACAAATGTCTTCTAAAGTGGAAGGTAAGGATAAGTGGTTTAGTGAGACGGCTATTTGGGGTCATGGTAGTTTGGTCGGGCGTATTACAGTCAGTGGCGAGCGGTTGTTTTATTTTCGTTATTGTAATGGTGAAGGGGTTCGTGTGACTTATCCTATTGGTACGTATGGCCGTGAGGGTAAGGAGGGTTGTATGTCGTTAGCTCAGGCTTCTGTGTTGGCTAAGGAGTTAGCTGGTTTGCATAAGTCTGGGATTAGGGATATTCGTGAGTATTTGGCTTCGGAGCAGGCGCGTAAGTTGGTTGAGCGTGATTTGGAGCTTGTGCAGTTGCAAGAGGAACGGGAGTTAAAAGCGGCACGTGTTACAGTCGCTGCGTTGTTTGAGCATTGGTTGAGGGTGGATTTGGTTAATCGTAAGGATCAGGGCGCTGAGATTAAGCGGATGTTTTTGAAGGATGTGTTGCCTTTAATTGGGGATATGGCGGTTGAGGATGTTAAGAAGGGTGATGTAACGCGAGTGGTAGATACGATCTTAGGTCGTGGTGTCAATCGGATGGCGAAGTTGATTTTGTCGTTGATTCGGCAGATGTTTCGTTCTGCGGTAGATAGGGATATGTTGGAGCATGATCCTACGGCAAGTATTCGTAAAGCTAAAATAGGTGGTCGCTCAACAGAACGAGATCGGGTACTGGATGATGGTGAGATTAGGGCATTGGCTTCTCTCCTGCCCTCTTCTGGTTTGATTAGTTCTACGCAGTTGGCCATTTGGATTTGTTTGAGTACGTGTTGTCGTATTGGGGAGTTGTTGCAAGCTAGGTGGGCTGATATTGATTTTGAAGAAGGTGTTTGGGTGATTCCTGCTGAACACAGTAAGAATGGTAAACCACATACTGTTTTTTTGTCTGATTTTGCTTTGGAGCATTTTAGGAAATTACAGGCTTTAAAAGGTCATGCTGTTTGGTGCTTTGTTAACAGAACACAGGATGGGCATGTATCAACAAAGACAGTAACTAAACAAATCAGTGATCGGCAGAAATCTGAAGATCAGGCTGTTTTTAATAACCGTAGTTCTAAACCACAGGCATTATTGTTGCCGGGTGGCAAATGGACACCTCATGATTTACGTAGAACTGGGGCTACCATTATGACGAAGTTGGGTGTTTTGCCTGAAGTGGCTGAGCGGTGTTTAAATCATACGGAAGAGAATAAGGTAAAAAGAGTGTATCAACGGCATAACTACCACAAAGAAATGAAAGAAGCTTGGGCTCGGCTGGGGACGTATATTGAGCAATTACTTAAAGAAACTGTACCTTAG
- a CDS encoding DUF4391 domain-containing protein, translating to MPLEALYAYPEQAKLGRILPKNKLYEQIKPNQALKNLFITQIEQIQWQYVLASRTINLIHSSPVPEIQVFTLTLKGQQLDLTTLKAIDQVIKFPTLFEVVKGDQAQLIAAYKRPNEVDNNKWVISDYFLSPWLSITSARQALPVAVTLAHLYQQIIHSLLPYVAKPTEQLEDTIERISQINSKTKQLSQAENRLLKEKQFNKKLLINSKIKQLQQEIAGLIG from the coding sequence ATGCCTTTAGAAGCCCTCTATGCCTATCCTGAACAAGCCAAACTAGGGCGAATTTTACCTAAAAATAAACTCTATGAACAAATAAAACCAAATCAAGCACTAAAAAACTTATTTATTACTCAAATTGAACAAATTCAATGGCAATATGTACTAGCGAGCCGCACTATTAACCTAATTCACAGCTCACCAGTACCTGAAATACAAGTATTTACCCTAACACTTAAAGGCCAACAGCTAGATTTAACTACCTTAAAAGCAATAGATCAAGTAATTAAGTTTCCTACCCTATTTGAAGTAGTTAAAGGAGATCAAGCTCAACTAATAGCTGCCTACAAAAGACCTAATGAAGTAGATAATAATAAATGGGTTATTTCTGATTATTTTTTAAGCCCTTGGTTAAGTATTACATCAGCTCGCCAAGCATTACCTGTGGCAGTAACACTTGCTCATCTCTATCAGCAAATAATTCATTCATTACTACCCTATGTCGCTAAACCAACTGAGCAATTGGAAGATACTATTGAGCGTATTAGCCAGATAAATAGTAAAACTAAACAACTCAGTCAAGCTGAAAATCGCTTACTAAAAGAAAAACAATTTAATAAAAAACTACTCATCAATAGCAAAATCAAGCAATTACAACAAGAGATAGCAGGGCTTATTGGGTAA